The Brachyspira hampsonii genomic interval TTATTAAATATATCAGCAAGCCTATAGAGAACATCGAGATGTCCCAATGTAAAAGGGTCAAAAGTACCCGGAAATATTACTTTTCCATTTTTCATAATGATAAAGTATATACAAAATTAATATAATATCAATATAAAAAATAACATTTATTTTAATACTTAAACAATTTAATAGATTTGTTTCAAAACTTATTGATATATTAAGTATGAAATTATTTTTTTAATTATAAATATAATGTTTAATATATTGTAAGATTTATTATTTTAGTATACTAACATACATCTTTATATAGAGTGCTTCAAGATCTAGTACCTGAAATCATAAATAAAATTAGTTTGGAAGAAAGTATAATATACAAGCATAATATTGTGATTTGTATATATAAAAAATATAAAAAAAATAAATATTTTTTTTATTTATATGTTATAATTTAAAGAATAAATATTTATTAGGAGTTACCTATGGCTCATGTTAATAAAACTGAAATAAGAGTAATATATGCTGATACTGATCAAATGGGGGTAGTTTATCATTCAAATTATTTAAGATATTTTGAGATAGGAAGGACGGAGCTTTTAAGGGAGTTAGGCATTTCCTATAAAGATATGGAAGAAAAATACGATATAATGCTTCCTGTAAAAGAGGCTTTTGTAGATTATAAAGTTTCTATAAGATATGATGAAGTTATAGTAGTTTATACTAGTGTTGAAAAACTAAAAAATGTATCATTAAAACTAAAATATGAAATAAGAAGCAAAGAAAACGAAAAAATATTATATAGTACAGGTTATACGCTTCACCCTTTTGTGAATAAAAAAGGACAAATAGTAAAACCAGATGAATATCTATACAGTATAATGTCCAAAGGTAAATAATATATGAGTTGGCTTAATGTTATATTAACTGTTTTATCTTCTGCTAATATGGTTGGAGATTTGGTAAAAACAACAACTATGGAAAATAGAACAAAAAAACTATATAATAAATTAGATGAAAAAGAAAAGGAAATAATAGAAAAAGTAGAATCTAAAACTAGAAAAGAATTTCAATATATATATTCAGAAATAAATTCTTTAAAAATAGTTGTAAGATTTTTATTCTTTATTTCACTAATACTATTAATTTTATTTATAATTTCATTGATATTTATAATTTTTGTTTTAAAATATAAAAATATAATTTAATTTTGAGGATTTTATATGGCTACTGCAGCAAAAAAAAATAAAAAGGCTTTAACTTGCTCTGTAATTACTAGAATTGGACCTATACTGAGATCCATAAAAATAGATCATGTAGAGATACCTTCGCATGATGGATATGTTTCAATACATTTGGATCATTGCCCGTATATAGTAAGAATAGGTTACGGCGAACTCAAAATATATAACGAAGATAATAAACTTATAAATATGTATGTAGAAGATGGTATAGCTGAAGTTACAAACAATGTTATAGGAATATTAGTAGAAACTGCTTTATATCCAAAAGATATAGATGCTGCTATATTAAAAGATGAAATAAATAAATTATCTAGTCAAATGGTTATAAATCCTGAAGAAGCAAGAAGAAACAATGAAAAAATAGCTAAACTTAATAAACAAATAGAAATTTCTTCTAAAT includes:
- a CDS encoding acyl-CoA thioesterase, which produces MAHVNKTEIRVIYADTDQMGVVYHSNYLRYFEIGRTELLRELGISYKDMEEKYDIMLPVKEAFVDYKVSIRYDEVIVVYTSVEKLKNVSLKLKYEIRSKENEKILYSTGYTLHPFVNKKGQIVKPDEYLYSIMSKGK
- a CDS encoding F0F1 ATP synthase subunit epsilon — translated: MATAAKKNKKALTCSVITRIGPILRSIKIDHVEIPSHDGYVSIHLDHCPYIVRIGYGELKIYNEDNKLINMYVEDGIAEVTNNVIGILVETALYPKDIDAAILKDEINKLSSQMVINPEEARRNNEKIAKLNKQIEISSK